A window of the Bacillus sp. A301a_S52 genome harbors these coding sequences:
- a CDS encoding DUF3147 family protein, protein MYVTIKILTSAIIIAIISEVARRFPVYGGILAALPLVSLLSILWLSVQGESPEALSRFASGVLYGLPATAIMLAVIYLSLKHSLPLVFSLTLGLTSWGITLIVQNSAIKLISSFT, encoded by the coding sequence ATGTATGTGACGATAAAGATTTTAACATCAGCAATTATCATCGCGATTATCTCTGAAGTAGCTAGACGTTTTCCAGTCTATGGTGGTATCCTTGCAGCGCTTCCCTTAGTTAGCTTATTAAGTATTTTGTGGCTCTCTGTACAAGGGGAATCACCTGAAGCTTTAAGCCGTTTCGCGTCAGGTGTGTTATATGGCCTTCCTGCTACTGCTATTATGTTAGCGGTCATCTACTTATCATTGAAACACTCTCTCCCATTAGTATTCTCCTTAACACTAGGTCTAACATCGTGGGGGATCACTCTCATTGTGCAAAATAGTGCTATCAAGCTTATTTCTAGCTTCACTTGA
- a CDS encoding MarR family transcriptional regulator, with protein sequence MKEATQLNEEWTDIYYALHYPQNDKITHQAVRILQHIQKSSNSGIKDVAYYLAISHNTASEHVKRLIDKGYIIKTKATEDERKVILQLTTQGEHILHTNSCLDEKKLAEIFHSLTPDEKHMILKAFSLLSERAKQCM encoded by the coding sequence ATGAAAGAAGCCACACAATTAAACGAGGAATGGACAGATATTTACTATGCATTACACTATCCACAGAATGATAAAATAACCCACCAAGCTGTACGTATCTTACAGCACATCCAAAAAAGTAGTAACTCCGGAATAAAAGATGTTGCCTATTATTTAGCTATTTCTCATAATACTGCTTCAGAACATGTTAAACGCCTTATTGATAAAGGGTATATTATAAAGACAAAAGCAACAGAGGACGAACGGAAGGTAATATTACAACTCACAACACAAGGAGAACATATTTTACATACTAATTCATGCCTAGATGAAAAAAAACTAGCCGAGATTTTCCACTCATTAACGCCTGATGAAAAACATATGATCTTAAAGGCTTTTAGCTTATTAAGTGAGCGTGCAAAACAATGTATGTGA
- a CDS encoding YfhE family protein, whose product MENKPWPHKKINERNNGLSSAQEVYYSGDFKRADRAAQTVVKEN is encoded by the coding sequence ATGGAAAACAAACCGTGGCCGCACAAGAAAATAAATGAACGTAATAATGGGCTTAGTTCTGCTCAAGAAGTCTACTATAGTGGTGATTTCAAACGAGCTGATAGAGCTGCCCAAACGGTGGTAAAAGAAAACTAA
- a CDS encoding DNA-binding protein, with protein MEMMDAIILALGIAGAGYFIGSGLENFKSEQSGKGISHFFEDESEQLIKDTDLHHYTGLSKEDARSLINAYPDVPHMRINGNVYYHKKTLMIG; from the coding sequence ATGGAGATGATGGACGCCATTATTTTAGCGTTAGGTATTGCAGGAGCAGGCTACTTTATTGGAAGTGGTTTAGAGAACTTTAAGAGTGAGCAATCAGGTAAAGGAATCAGTCACTTTTTTGAAGATGAGTCTGAACAACTAATCAAGGATACAGACTTACATCATTATACTGGCTTGTCAAAAGAGGATGCCAGATCACTCATTAATGCATATCCAGATGTTCCTCACATGAGAATAAATGGGAATGTTTACTATCACAAAAAAACCTTGATGATTGGCTGA
- a CDS encoding DUF4190 domain-containing protein yields the protein MTGRHVGIRAVKVNIKAVLSFVLAVLSLMFVYVSLVAMALSIVGLVIGLFALWEMRSSFHRGKGLAIAGVIINAVSFMMPIVLVILAYVVF from the coding sequence ATGACTGGACGACATGTTGGCATCCGAGCTGTGAAAGTAAATATAAAGGCCGTCCTTTCGTTTGTATTGGCTGTCCTTTCGTTAATGTTTGTCTATGTGTCATTAGTAGCTATGGCGCTTAGTATCGTAGGGCTTGTAATCGGCCTTTTTGCATTATGGGAAATGAGAAGCTCCTTTCATCGAGGGAAGGGGCTGGCTATTGCAGGGGTCATTATAAATGCAGTCTCCTTTATGATGCCGATCGTTTTAGTTATCTTAGCTTATGTTGTATTTTAA
- a CDS encoding sensor histidine kinase, with protein MRSFWLWLLFIGIAWFLAVRQQQSISSVSMTWSLLSSACFFALYFLFPLVQKNARLLTLVQCGAACVVVIVFWPNVEGEMNLYALLLMSLLAGHAFYLLPLLYASIVGALLFAGLAIPAMIGMSGFSLLFISFYSVLLTVSLIILKNMRILEIDQEARYDALLSEYRKLKRRVATDESQAREEERIEVGREIHDSVGHKLTALVMQLEVERMQSDHETGSRIANLKTLAKESLEETRRAVKTMKDKEIGGVSAIIRLIRQLEAESYLRIHFSVKHGAFTAPLTNNQTIAVYRAVQEALTNVMRHSHVREAKILFEVPGGRVFRFEVSNPVTYVEPWREGFGITSMKERIKEVGGECHISHSDSCFMVSGVLPLNKEGNV; from the coding sequence ATGCGTTCATTTTGGTTATGGCTTTTATTTATCGGAATCGCTTGGTTTTTAGCGGTAAGACAGCAACAATCTATCTCATCGGTAAGTATGACGTGGAGCTTACTAAGTAGTGCTTGTTTCTTTGCATTATATTTTTTATTTCCTTTAGTACAAAAGAACGCTCGGTTATTAACACTTGTTCAATGTGGGGCTGCATGTGTGGTGGTGATAGTATTTTGGCCTAACGTAGAGGGAGAGATGAACTTATACGCCTTACTGTTGATGTCACTTTTGGCTGGACACGCTTTTTATCTATTACCTCTCCTCTATGCAAGCATTGTAGGTGCCCTGTTATTTGCTGGGTTGGCGATTCCCGCTATGATCGGAATGAGTGGCTTCTCGCTCCTTTTTATTAGTTTTTACAGCGTGTTACTAACAGTATCTTTAATAATACTTAAAAACATGCGTATTTTGGAAATAGACCAGGAGGCTCGGTATGATGCTTTGCTTAGTGAATATCGTAAGTTGAAAAGACGAGTAGCCACTGATGAAAGTCAGGCACGTGAAGAGGAACGAATAGAAGTTGGTCGCGAAATTCATGACTCGGTAGGCCACAAGCTCACAGCTTTAGTGATGCAATTAGAAGTGGAGAGAATGCAGTCTGATCACGAGACGGGATCTCGAATTGCTAACTTAAAAACATTAGCGAAAGAGAGCCTAGAGGAAACGAGACGGGCAGTTAAAACGATGAAGGATAAAGAAATTGGGGGCGTTTCGGCAATTATCCGATTGATACGCCAGTTGGAAGCGGAAAGTTATTTAAGAATTCATTTCTCTGTGAAACATGGAGCTTTTACAGCACCGTTAACAAATAATCAAACGATTGCTGTATATCGTGCTGTTCAGGAAGCACTAACAAATGTCATGAGGCACAGTCACGTTCGCGAAGCCAAGATCCTATTTGAGGTGCCAGGGGGTAGAGTTTTTCGCTTTGAAGTTTCCAACCCTGTAACATATGTAGAGCCATGGCGTGAAGGCTTTGGCATCACGTCCATGAAAGAAAGAATTAAAGAGGTAGGCGGCGAATGTCATATAAGTCATAGTGACAGCTGTTTTATGGTGAGTGGCGTATTACCTTTAAATAAGGAGGGAAATGTGTGA
- a CDS encoding response regulator transcription factor: MISILLAEDQSLVRQGLKMMIETDDTLRVTGEAVNGAEAISLCETATFDLALLDIRMPVMDGLTAARTINSRWPDTKVMMLTTFNDDEYALEALKSGAVGYMLKDAEPTELIHAIRNCLAGGLQLEGLVAAKMMPKLINQTISHEIDPTITPRELDIVKRVGEGRSNKEISEELGLSVGTVKNHISQILDKLELRDRTQLAIYAIRHNVV, encoded by the coding sequence GTGATAAGTATTTTGCTCGCAGAGGATCAAAGTTTGGTTCGTCAAGGCTTAAAAATGATGATAGAGACAGATGATACGTTGCGTGTAACAGGAGAAGCGGTGAATGGGGCAGAGGCCATTTCGTTATGTGAAACAGCTACATTTGATCTGGCGCTATTAGATATTCGCATGCCGGTAATGGATGGGTTAACAGCAGCAAGAACGATTAATAGCCGATGGCCAGATACTAAAGTGATGATGCTTACCACCTTTAACGATGATGAATATGCTTTAGAAGCGCTGAAAAGTGGTGCAGTAGGGTATATGCTAAAAGATGCTGAGCCGACAGAACTCATTCATGCAATCCGAAATTGTTTAGCCGGTGGTCTTCAACTAGAAGGTCTCGTGGCAGCAAAAATGATGCCAAAGTTAATTAACCAGACAATATCTCATGAGATTGATCCTACAATCACGCCGAGAGAGTTAGATATTGTAAAACGAGTTGGAGAAGGCAGAAGTAATAAGGAAATCTCAGAGGAATTAGGGTTATCCGTTGGGACTGTAAAAAATCATATTAGTCAAATCCTTGATAAACTAGAGCTACGTGACCGAACTCAGCTAGCTATTTATGCCATCAGGCACAATGTCGTTTAA
- a CDS encoding ABC transporter ATP-binding protein, whose amino-acid sequence MLETEDLTKVFKKHVAVDKVNLYLDRGESIGLLGPNGAGKSTTISMISSLVKPSSGDIRIHGQSILKHPDHIRKVLGVVPQDIALYPELTATENLAFFGRIYGLKGNKLKDSIQHVLRQVGLEERQKDQVKTYSGGMQRRINMAIAMLHEPDILIMDEPTVGIDPQSRHHILETVRELNEEKGMTVLYTSHYMEEVERLCDRVYIMDHGQMIASGTKDELKQILSAEEAILIDLAQPTDAERLLSELQSIKGVLKTTQTETGLKLIVPRGQRLLSRVFQAAELHNAQIVNVTVQTPTLEDVFLHLTGRTLRD is encoded by the coding sequence ATGTTAGAAACAGAAGACCTGACAAAAGTTTTTAAAAAACATGTTGCTGTTGATAAGGTGAACCTCTATTTAGATAGAGGTGAGTCAATCGGATTGTTAGGCCCTAATGGTGCTGGGAAATCTACAACTATATCCATGATTTCTTCGCTCGTTAAGCCTTCTTCAGGAGATATAAGAATACATGGCCAAAGTATTCTTAAGCACCCGGACCATATTAGAAAAGTACTTGGTGTTGTCCCTCAAGATATTGCCCTCTATCCAGAATTGACAGCAACAGAAAATTTAGCTTTTTTCGGGCGAATTTATGGTTTGAAAGGAAATAAATTAAAGGACAGTATCCAACACGTGCTTCGCCAGGTTGGATTAGAAGAACGTCAAAAAGATCAAGTTAAAACTTACTCGGGGGGAATGCAGAGACGTATCAACATGGCGATCGCTATGTTACATGAACCAGATATTCTTATTATGGATGAACCGACTGTAGGTATTGATCCGCAATCGAGGCATCATATTCTAGAGACGGTCAGAGAATTGAATGAAGAAAAAGGGATGACTGTTCTTTATACAAGTCATTATATGGAAGAGGTCGAAAGGCTTTGTGACAGGGTATACATTATGGATCACGGTCAAATGATTGCATCTGGAACGAAAGATGAATTGAAACAGATTTTATCTGCAGAAGAAGCTATTTTAATTGATTTAGCTCAACCTACTGATGCAGAACGGCTATTATCTGAACTACAGAGTATAAAAGGTGTGTTAAAAACTACCCAAACAGAAACTGGATTAAAGTTAATCGTTCCTAGGGGACAACGGTTGTTAAGTAGGGTGTTTCAGGCGGCTGAGCTTCATAATGCTCAAATAGTCAATGTGACTGTTCAAACACCAACACTTGAAGACGTCTTTCTACATTTAACAGGACGGACGTTGAGAGACTAA
- a CDS encoding ABC transporter permease, with product MISFLKKDILVLIRDKTGLLTLLLMPFVLTAILGFSLQGIMGSDSQTLSLELAIVIEDEVEQGITQFTAELDRSNLADDTKGELEAMAMSSHPLLILESMLESGQISDIVEKTEMTAEEAQKALDNEDVIAILTIPEGFTYHSLEKMLLNQGDGQTFDLTVIDYRSLGAKVISNILDNFTRSLNFETAIAHASNGNYVSGSEDYDEIGGTETVSAGEPIQSLEYYTLAMAVMFALYTASATSERALLEKKQQAFNRILLSGKHPFVYLLGKFFATFLVVCLQLLILFGLSALLFNSFTFHSIEFVAGMLLIVGIFSLCVGSVATLLTSLTLRFTSASISNVFSAGIVSLLAFAGGSFFPVSGVLQTVGEWTPNGAALTSFLLWMQGVDQSLIISPLAKVICMAILLFVISLVIFPKRREAAS from the coding sequence ATGATTTCTTTTTTAAAAAAGGATATTCTCGTTCTCATAAGAGATAAAACGGGATTACTTACTTTGCTATTAATGCCTTTTGTGTTGACGGCAATTTTAGGATTTTCATTGCAAGGGATTATGGGAAGTGATAGTCAAACGCTATCATTAGAGCTAGCAATCGTCATCGAAGACGAGGTAGAACAAGGCATTACACAATTTACAGCTGAATTGGATCGTTCTAACTTGGCGGATGATACAAAGGGAGAGTTAGAGGCGATGGCAATGTCCTCACATCCCCTCCTGATCTTAGAGAGTATGTTGGAAAGCGGACAAATCAGTGACATTGTGGAAAAGACAGAAATGACAGCAGAAGAAGCACAGAAAGCACTAGACAATGAGGACGTTATAGCGATTTTAACGATTCCTGAAGGGTTTACGTATCACTCTTTAGAAAAAATGCTTCTAAATCAAGGGGATGGTCAAACGTTCGATTTGACGGTCATTGATTATCGGTCATTAGGTGCGAAGGTCATCAGTAATATACTTGATAACTTTACACGGTCGTTAAATTTTGAAACAGCCATTGCTCATGCCAGTAACGGCAATTATGTGTCAGGATCAGAAGACTATGATGAAATAGGGGGCACTGAGACAGTATCAGCAGGAGAACCTATACAATCATTAGAGTACTATACGCTTGCCATGGCAGTTATGTTCGCCTTATATACGGCCTCTGCTACTTCTGAAAGAGCTTTGCTTGAAAAGAAACAGCAAGCATTCAACCGGATTTTACTGTCTGGTAAGCATCCATTCGTGTATTTATTAGGTAAATTTTTTGCCACATTCCTAGTGGTTTGTCTCCAATTACTTATTTTATTTGGTTTATCCGCTCTTTTATTCAACTCTTTTACATTTCATTCGATTGAATTTGTTGCAGGGATGTTGTTAATTGTAGGTATTTTTTCTTTATGTGTCGGTAGTGTGGCAACACTATTAACATCACTGACACTTCGATTTACAAGTGCTTCTATTTCAAATGTCTTTTCAGCAGGTATAGTCAGTTTACTTGCATTTGCAGGTGGAAGCTTCTTTCCGGTTTCCGGGGTATTACAAACAGTTGGTGAATGGACACCAAATGGTGCGGCTTTAACGAGCTTTTTACTATGGATGCAAGGTGTTGATCAATCACTTATCATATCACCACTTGCGAAAGTTATTTGCATGGCTATTCTGTTATTTGTGATAAGCCTCGTGATATTTCCAAAAAGGAGGGAGGCAGCGTCATGA
- a CDS encoding ABC transporter permease, which yields MIAIFLLQWKRLWREPVWVLSMVGLTALFVFLLAGRVGDATMTVTTFSTPSLPEQTRDEWDDKLNASDVFVFDWVEEDEAKESLAKGNIEFALQIDEDDYRIVKVAENVSYHMVEQHVHRVFAEELRLQEAERLLTDDTFREDVANNLEEPVLHLVTSSHLGEDDQFAQADRLQVLFGMTLFFSIYTVLFSLMNVSEEKRSGTWDRLILSPLKKWQMYLGNLLFSFVIGYAQILILFLFFQLTLDFGFNGQFGVIAVVTACFVFAIVALGVLLIGIVRSPQQLQVAIPLVAVSMAMLGGAFWPLEIITNDIILMITKAMPITYGMEALHQAVLNRYGVMDLAQPLAMLLLFGVVFMGVGANLMERR from the coding sequence ATGATTGCGATTTTTTTATTACAATGGAAACGATTGTGGCGAGAGCCTGTTTGGGTTCTTTCAATGGTGGGCTTAACCGCTCTGTTTGTGTTTTTGTTAGCGGGTAGAGTAGGCGATGCTACGATGACAGTGACGACATTTTCAACCCCATCGCTACCTGAGCAAACACGAGATGAGTGGGACGATAAGCTAAACGCATCTGATGTGTTTGTGTTTGATTGGGTTGAAGAAGATGAGGCGAAAGAGTCACTAGCTAAGGGGAATATTGAGTTCGCTTTACAAATAGATGAAGACGATTATCGGATTGTGAAAGTGGCAGAAAACGTAAGTTATCACATGGTGGAACAGCATGTTCATCGGGTTTTTGCAGAAGAACTGAGGCTGCAAGAGGCTGAAAGGTTACTAACGGATGACACTTTCCGTGAGGATGTTGCCAACAATCTTGAGGAACCAGTGTTACACTTGGTGACGTCGTCCCACTTAGGAGAAGACGATCAATTTGCACAAGCAGATAGGCTGCAAGTTCTGTTTGGGATGACGTTGTTCTTTTCCATTTATACGGTTTTATTCAGCTTAATGAATGTGTCGGAAGAAAAACGCTCAGGCACATGGGATCGTTTGATTCTGTCCCCTTTAAAAAAATGGCAGATGTATCTTGGCAACTTATTGTTTAGTTTTGTCATCGGATATGCTCAAATACTCATCTTATTTTTATTTTTTCAATTGACATTAGACTTTGGTTTTAATGGACAATTTGGTGTTATTGCGGTGGTCACAGCATGCTTTGTATTTGCGATTGTAGCCTTAGGAGTCCTACTAATAGGTATCGTGCGGTCGCCTCAACAGCTTCAAGTTGCCATTCCTCTCGTGGCTGTCAGTATGGCCATGTTAGGCGGTGCATTCTGGCCGCTTGAAATAATTACGAATGATATCATTCTCATGATAACAAAAGCCATGCCAATCACGTATGGCATGGAAGCATTGCACCAAGCAGTTCTTAATAGGTACGGGGTCATGGATCTAGCACAACCGCTGGCCATGCTCTTACTCTTCGGTGTTGTGTTTATGGGTGTTGGTGCTAACTTGATGGAAAGGCGTTAA
- a CDS encoding GNAT family N-acetyltransferase: MEITHINSQHELEKAYAIRQAVFVDEQGVPLEEEFDEYEQLADHLLVYTEGQAVGTGRIRFVQQKAKLERICILDTHRKGGIGALIIKELEAIALKQGYKHFTLHAQTHAKGFYEKLGYFSCSETFMEEGIPHIIMEKKII, from the coding sequence ATGGAGATCACACATATTAACAGTCAACATGAACTAGAAAAAGCATATGCTATTCGACAAGCAGTCTTTGTGGACGAACAAGGAGTTCCCCTTGAAGAAGAGTTCGATGAATACGAACAATTAGCTGACCATCTTCTTGTTTATACAGAAGGTCAAGCCGTAGGCACAGGTAGAATACGATTTGTCCAACAAAAGGCAAAGCTTGAGCGTATTTGTATTCTTGATACTCATAGAAAAGGGGGAATCGGAGCTCTCATTATTAAGGAATTGGAAGCTATCGCATTGAAACAAGGCTACAAACACTTTACACTCCATGCGCAAACCCATGCCAAAGGATTTTATGAAAAACTTGGTTACTTTTCTTGCTCCGAAACGTTTATGGAAGAGGGAATTCCTCATATCATCATGGAAAAAAAGATCATTTAA